A DNA window from Vigna unguiculata cultivar IT97K-499-35 chromosome 10, ASM411807v1, whole genome shotgun sequence contains the following coding sequences:
- the LOC114165380 gene encoding UPF0481 protein At3g47200-like, producing MDSSREPNVDPSSWILPIQVSLGTVRHGQVEACSISKVPDKLRKPNKDAYVPQVVSIGPYHRGSQNDLLLMMEQPKWNYMRSLIRRSVYQAQQEGRIEDGPGMVKVCGETILEIEYVVRASYVGNALSEPHELAKLMLLDGFFLLEFIHRLYEYKEALKAEDNGDYDDDPVFESHEKVLSVLSDLLLLENQVPFIVLKKLYRKLFPIPVPIQQDNRVATLAIGAVGYPSVVPTSGAAHLLHLVHLSIVNQEDRKNLGKRLKS from the coding sequence ATGGATTCAAGCAGAGAACCCAATGTTGACCCCAGCAGTTGGATCTTGCCTATTCAAGTGTCGTTGGGTACTGTAAGACACGGACAAGTTGAGGCATGCAGCATCTCCAAGGTTCCAGACAAGCTTAGAAAGCCAAACAAGGACGCATACGTTCCGCAGGTTGTCTCCATCGGACCCTACCACAGGGGATCCCAAAACGATCTCTTGTTGATGATGGAACAACCCAAATGGAATTACATGCGGTCTCTTATACGACGATCCGTGTACCAAGCGCAACAAGAAGGGAGAATTGAAGACGGGCCAGGCATGGTGAAAGTATGCGGTGAGACCATTCTGGAGATAGAATACGTAGTTCGTGCCAGCTATGTGGGGAACGCTCTATCTGAACCCCACGAGCTAGCAAAACTTATGCTTTTGGATGGTTTTTTCTTGTTAGAGTTTATTCACAGGCTTTACGAGTATAAAGAAGCCTTGAAGGCTGAGGATAATGGTGATTATGATGACGACCCTGTATTCGAAAGCCATGAGAAAGTGTTGTCTGTGTTGAGTGACTTGCTTCTTCTTGAGAACCAAGTACCCTTCATTGTTCTCAAGAAGTTGTACAGAAAACTTTTCCCGATTCCTGTTCCCATTCAGCAAGATAACCGTGTTGCTACTCTTGCAATTGGAGCTGTAGGCTATCCTTCGGTTGTTCCTACCTCTGGTGCGGCTCATCTTCTTCACCTTGTTCATTTATCCATCGTGAACCAGGAGGATAGAAAAAACCTAGGCAAGCGCTTAAAGAGTTAG